Proteins from a genomic interval of Lolium perenne isolate Kyuss_39 chromosome 1, Kyuss_2.0, whole genome shotgun sequence:
- the LOC127330955 gene encoding putative cyclin-dependent kinase F-2, producing the protein MAATTSRSGGGHRNKAAWPAYMARYEPLARLGAGMNGEVFKAWDTKENRIVAVKRLSGTGIDAGDDLIFSGLKEVWRECRCLRTCDGIPSVVKLLDKVVPKVNSDDSFLIMEYAGRLNLRGYMQRRAHRRRRFSEAEVCRIMKALLEGVNSVHATGIMHLDIRPENVILDDGTEDTTERRPKGAIQDGELKEDDIVYKIGGFGISRKKERGPKQPEVTIATAYSTPELLLHSCEYDERVDTWGIGCIMADLLSGTGMPTFGPDDSEEKIMSKMFRVVDPKSKKIKDWAGYSGIAAEWKSKLPGQNKSKLTRIAAGLKTKLLGDPLRRRFPLWRLPSAGFEVLSGLLESKPAKRLTAAEALEKPWFK; encoded by the coding sequence ATGGCGGCTACCACGAGTAGGAGCGGCGGCGGCCACCGGAATAAGGCTGCCTGGCCTGCCTACATGGCGCGGTACGAGCCGCTGGCGAGGCTGGGCGCGGGCATGAACGGCGAGGTGTTCAAGGCGTGGGACACCAAGGAGAACCGGATCGTCGCCGTGAAGCGGCTCAGCGGGACCGGGATTGACGCCGGCGACGACTTAATCTTCTCCGGCCTTAAAGAGGTCTGGCGGGAGTGCAGGTGTCTGAGGACGTGCGACGGCATCCCCTCGGTCGTGAAGCTCCTGGACAAAGTCGTCCCCAAAGTAAATTCCGACGACTCCTTCCTCATCATGGAGTACGCCGGCCGCCTCAACCTACGCGGCTACATGCAGCGCCGTGCCCATCGCCGTCGTCGGTTCTCCGAGGCCGAGGTGTGCCGGATCATGAAGGCGCTCCTCGAGGGGGTCAACTCCGTGCACGCCACCGGCATCATGCACCTGGACATCAGGCCCGAGAACGTGATCCTCGACGACGGCACAGAGGACACGACGGAGAGGAGGCCGAAGGGGGCGATCCAAGACGGCGAGCTCAAGGAGGAtgacatcgtctacaagatcggaggcTTTGGGATCTCCCGGAAGAAAGAGCGCGGCCCGAAGCAGCCGGAGGTGACAATTGCGACAGCGTACAGCACGCCGGAGCTCCTCCTGCACTCGTGCGAGTACGACGAGCGCGTGGACACGTGGGGGATCGGATGCATAATGGCCGACCTCCTCTCGGGCACCGGCATGCCCACCTTCGGCCCCGACGACTCGGAAGAAAAGATCATGAGCAAAATGTTCCGCGTCGTCGACCCTAAGAGTAAGAAGATCAAGGACTGGGCTGGGTACTCGGGGATAGCGGCAGAGTGGAAGTCGAAGCTGCCCGGGCAAAACAAGTCGAAGCTGACGAGGATAGCAGCAGGATTGAAGACGAAGCTACTCGGGGATCCTCTTCGGCGCCGGTTCCCCTTATGGAGGCTGCCGTCCGCCGGCTTCGAGGTGCTCAGCGGGCTCCTGGAGAGTAAGCCGGCGAAGCGGCTCACCGCAGCGGAGGCCCTCGAGAAGCCTTGGTTCAAGTAG